The Streptomyces sp. NBC_00597 DNA segment GCAGCGGGCGGGGCAGGACGGCCGCGCGCAGGCCCGCGCCGGTCATAACGGCGGCGGTGTCACGGGCGAAGTCCGAGGACTTGTACCGGGCGTCGTAGCCGATGACGACCAGGCCGTCGGCGTGGCCCTGGGCCTTCAGGTAGGCCGCGAGGCCCGCCGCCGCCCGGATGACCACCGAGCGGTTCATCCGCATCGGGCCCGCGCCGATCTCGCCGCGCAGCCCGGCCGTGCCGAACTGGAGAGTGCCGGAGAACCGGTCCGCCAGTTCGGCGGTGTTCCCGGTCTCGACGAGCTCGGCGAGCTCGGCCGCCGTCTGCGGGTCCGGGTCCTCGGCCAGCCAGGCCCGGGCCCGGGTGATCAGGTCGTCCTGTCCCTGTTCCTGCACTACTTCCGCCTTGTCTCTCGTACGGTGCCGGTGCCTCAGATGCGGTCGAGGACCTGCGTCAGCAGCTTGCCCATGCGCGCGGCCGAGTCACGGCCGGCCTGGAGGACCTCTTCGTGGTTCAGCGGCTCGCCGGACAGGCCCGCCGCCAGGTTGGTGACCAGGGAGATGCCCAGCACCTCGGCGCCGGCCTCGCGGGCGGCGATCGCCTCCAGCACGGTGGACATGCCGACCAGGTCGGCGCCCATGACGCGGATCATGTTGATCTCGGCCGGGGTCTCGTAGTGCGGGCCGGGGAACTGGACGTAGACGCCCTCTTCGAGGGTCTCGTCGATCTCCTTGCACATCGCGCGCAGGCGCGGCGAGTACAGGTCGGTCAGGTCCACGAAGTTCGCGCCGACGATCGGCGAGGCGGCCGTCAGGTTGAGGTGGTCGCTGATCAGGACGGGCTGGCCGGGCTTCATGCCCTCGCGCAGACCGCCGCAGCCGTTGGTCAGGACGACGGTCTTGCAGCCGGCGGCGACGGCGGTGCGCACGCCGTGGGCGACGGCGGCGACGCCGCGGCCCTCGTAGTAGTGGGTCCGGCCGAGGAAGAGCAGCGCACGCTTGTCGCCGATCTTGTACGAGCGGATCTTGCCGCCGTGGCCCTCGACCGCGGGCGGCGGGAAGCCGGGCAGCTCGGTGACGGAGAACTCGGCCTCGGGTGCGCCCAGCGCCTCTGCGGCGGGGGCCCAGCCGGAGCCCATGACGAGGGCGACATCGTGGGTTTCGGCGCCTGTCAGCTCACGCAGGCGGGCGGCTGCGGCGGTGGCGTCGGCGTAGGGATCGGTAACAGATGCGTTCACGCAGACGAGCGTAGCCGGTCATTGCCTACGCGCGTAGATGGCGCAGCTCACGGTGTTCGGATCGTTGCCTTGTCGTTTCCGCCGAATCGTTCCCGACGCCGGGAACGCCGGACGCGCCCTAGCAGGGGCGCTTGCGCAGTTCCATCACGTAGTCGTGCGGGGCGCCCGCCGATTCGGCCGCGTCGGCGATCTCACCGAGGTAGCGCGCCGAGGGCAGCCCGCCCTCGTATCCGTTCAGCACGTAGCACCAGGCCGCCTCCTCGCCGTCCAGCGTGTGGACGCGGATCCGCATCCGGCGGTAGATGTCGAGCCCGACGCCCTCCCACCGGTCCATGGAGTCCTCGTCCAGCGGTGCGATGTCGTACAGGGCGACGAACACCTGGTGGCGGGGGGCCTCGACGATGGTGGCGAGGGCGCCCTCCCAGCCCATCTGCTCACCGCCGAAGGTCAGCCGCCAGTCGTTGATCCAGCCCGTGCCGCGCAGCGGCGAATGCGGAGCGCGGCGCGTCATCAGCCGCGGGTCGAGGTTGCCGGCGTACGCGGCGTAGAGCGACATGAGGTCGAGAGTACGGGAGGGCCGGGGCGGGGCGCGTGCCCGGCCGTCCCCACGGATGGCCGGACCGGGGGAGAAGCACCTTGAAGCGTGCGGGACAATGGAGCACGGAATGCATCCCCCGGGGAGAACCCCCCGGAAGCCCCGGCCGGGGCGGCAGCCGGCCGGGTAGACGTGAGGCGGAGTTTTCGTGACCCGGATCGTGATCATCGGCGGCGGACCCGGCGGGTATGAGGCGGCCCTCGTGGGGGCCCAGCTCGGCGCGGAGGTGACCGTCGTCGACTGCGACGGTCTGGGCGGCGCGTCGGTGCTGACCGACTGCGTGCCCTCCAAGACCCTCATCGCGACCGCCGAGGTCATGACGACCTTCGACTCGTCGTACGAGGAGCTGGGCATCGTCGTCGCGGACGACACCCCGCCGCTGGAGCAGGCCGCGCGCGTCGTCGGCGTGGACCTCGGCAAGGTGAACCGGCGCGTCAAGCGCCTCGCGCTCGCCCAGTCGCACGACATCACCGCTTCCGTCACCCGGGCCGG contains these protein-coding regions:
- a CDS encoding gamma-glutamylcyclotransferase, which gives rise to MSLYAAYAGNLDPRLMTRRAPHSPLRGTGWINDWRLTFGGEQMGWEGALATIVEAPRHQVFVALYDIAPLDEDSMDRWEGVGLDIYRRMRIRVHTLDGEEAAWCYVLNGYEGGLPSARYLGEIADAAESAGAPHDYVMELRKRPC
- a CDS encoding purine-nucleoside phosphorylase; its protein translation is MNASVTDPYADATAAAARLRELTGAETHDVALVMGSGWAPAAEALGAPEAEFSVTELPGFPPPAVEGHGGKIRSYKIGDKRALLFLGRTHYYEGRGVAAVAHGVRTAVAAGCKTVVLTNGCGGLREGMKPGQPVLISDHLNLTAASPIVGANFVDLTDLYSPRLRAMCKEIDETLEEGVYVQFPGPHYETPAEINMIRVMGADLVGMSTVLEAIAAREAGAEVLGISLVTNLAAGLSGEPLNHEEVLQAGRDSAARMGKLLTQVLDRI